One genomic window of endosymbiont of Galathealinum brachiosum includes the following:
- a CDS encoding (2Fe-2S)-binding protein, which produces MKTEPVTNPLDKLPPILKKNLDRNLCVCNEVLKIDIINAIVDGATTVAEVKKQTYATMGSGCCVKQVERLIECLCSPEAKK; this is translated from the coding sequence TTGAAAACTGAACCCGTCACAAATCCCCTGGATAAACTCCCACCTATTCTTAAGAAGAATTTAGACCGAAATTTATGTGTCTGTAATGAGGTTCTTAAGATAGATATTATAAATGCCATTGTAGATGGAGCTACCACGGTGGCTGAGGTTAAAAAACAGACCTATGCTACAATGGGAAGCGGCTGTTGCGTTAAACAGGTTGAGCGTTTGATTGAGTGTCTTTGCTCACCCGAAGCAAAAAAGTAA